The genomic region CGACCGTCAGCCAGCGGGGTCCGCGCCCCTGGCGCAGCCCCGGGGCCCTGCCGGTCCGCCCGGCGAGGACCGCGCCGGTCAGGAAGCCGGTCAACGCGAGTGCGGACAGGTCCGCGGACAACCCGGGCGCCCCCGCCAGCGCGAACGCGAGCAACACGACGTTGCCGGTCATGTTCGCCACGAACACCCGGCCGAGCCCGAGGAAGCTGGTCGCGTCGACCAGCCCCGTCAGGCTCGCCATCGCGAGCAGCAACGCCACCTCCCGCCGATCCCACCCCGTCGACGGCGCGGGCGGCCGCGGGGGCGGGGGCGGGGGACCGGCCGACGGCAGGGGTGGCGTCGACGGCGTCATCGGCTCAGTGTCACCGATGCCGAGTCGCGGGCCTCGCAACCCTTGGCCACCGGACGACCACCCGAGCCGGTGGGTGCCGCAGCGAGGGGGCCGCGGGGGAGGCGGGGGCCGCGGGGAGGTGGGGTGCGGCTCGCGGTGCCGGCGACGGGTGCCGTTACAGGCGCAGGGGGCGGATCGGGGCGGCGATCAGGTGCGGCTGCGACTGCCAGTCGACGCCCGCCACGTCGATGTAGAGCTCGATCTCGTTGCCGTCCGGGTCGAGGATGTAGAGGCTGTGGGTGATCGTGTGATCCGACGCCCCGACGATGTCGACGCCAGCCTCCCGGATGCGGGCGAGGACCTCGCGCAACTCGTCGTCGGTGTCGCCGACCTTCAGCCCGAAGTGGTAGAGCCCGATCCGCCGGCCGGCCGGCACCGCCGCCGCGTCCTCGCCGACCTCGATGAGCAGCAGTTCGTGATGCGTGCGGCCGGCGGAGAAGCCGGCCGCGGGCACCCGCAGCGGACCGTCGGCGGAGGCCGCCGGGTCCGGGAACACCTGCCGCCAGCCGAGGACGTCCCGGTAGAACGCGACCGAACGTTCGATGTTGCGGACGTAGAGGACGAGATGTCCCAGTTCCTTGATCTCCACAGTGGTCTCCCCGGGGCTGGCGGACGGGATGCCGTTGTACGTACAACTACCACGCGGGGCCCGGCATGCCCGCCTTCGCTCCTCGATTCCGCGTCTGTCGGGCCGGGCGCCGACGCCCTCCGCTGCCGACGCGGACCGGGTCCGCCGGCCGCGGCGCATCGCTCCGATCGCCCGCGTCCTGCGGTAGCATGAGACGGTAGGCAAGACAACCGTACCTGGGGGTGATCGGTTTCGACTTCGGACGTCGAGGCAGGGGAAGCGGGCCGAGGATGAACGGTTATCTCGTTAACGATCCGTTCAAAAAAATAGCTGCCAACAAGACGCAGCCTGTTACCCCCCTGTACGCCCTCGCGGCGTAGGGACTAGGTAACCGTCAGCCTGGGAGTGCCTCCGGCCCAGGATCTGACGTCGCTAGGAGGATCACCGACTGACCCGGTCGCGGGGCCAGTTGGAAAATCAAACAGCGACTGAGCCTACGTCGGCTTGCCTGTGGGTCCGACGGGGCTGAGAAACAAGTAGCAGGCTCCGCCCGGAGAAGCCCTGTGTCGGTGCCGGAGGACGCGGGTTCGATTCCCGCCACCTCCACCCCGCAGCGTGACGAACCGCCTGACCTGCAGAAACAGGTTGGTTCGCACGTTGCGGACGTGCTCGTGCCCGCCGAAACTGCAGGTCGGCGGGCCGGGCAGGTGGTTCGAGCCTCCTTTGGCTCTGTAGCAGTCGACTCCTGTCGGTAGTCGCCGCGGCTGGGATGGGTCAGCGTGCGGGTCGTTCGCGGCCCTCGCTGCGAGAGTTGGCAGGTCCGTGGTCGGGCTCCTGCTTACCGGAGCTCGTCCGCACGGCCCCGACCTGCGCCGCTGGGCGGTGCAGTCGGCGAATATCGCCCGGATGCTGGACCAGCGGAGGTTCGTCGCGGACGAGCTGGAGGAGCCGCGACGACGCTGGGACACCTGACGGCCCGAGGCCAGGCTCGATGCCGCGCCGCCGACAGCCCCTCCCGCTAGTCGGGTGGAGGCGACGGCGGGGCGGCCTAGGGGACGGGCGCGGGGAACCGAGATGACCCATCCGCCGATCGACGTCCGGCGCGAGGGTCACCTGTATCGCCCTCACGCGGAGACAGTACGAATCGGGCCCAGACGCCCACGGACTGTCGATACCGTGTGGGCGAAATTGGTTGCGCGGGCGAGCGATAGACAGTCGGGGGCGTCGGTGGCGATGAAGGTACGGGTGGGCAAGTATGCCTACCTGTGGGAGGGCGCCGAGCCGCTCGTCCCGGGCGACCGCGTGCTCCTGCCCGAGAACTGGCTCAGTCGTACGATCCACGGCCCCGGGCCCTTCGAGGACACCGTGACCGCCGTCGGAAGCGACTACGACGGGCCGATGTCGCGGGTCATTGCCAAGATCGGACGGGATCCGGACTGGAGACCGCCGGAGCCGGACACACTACCCGCGCCCCGCGTCTCCCTCGTCCACGAAGGCCGGTACCAGCAGGCGCTGGCCGAATACGACCGCCAGGTCGAGGAGTGGCGTCGGCGTGCCGGTGGCACGGCTTCCGATCCGGTGACCGTCGGGCGGGCCAGGCTCGTCACGTGCCCGAAGTGCGGTGCCCCTGAATCAAGCCCGTGTACGGATGCTGCGAGGCCCCGGAAGGCGAATCATCAGGAGCGGCTCCGGCGGTTCCGTGCGTGGATGCAGGAGACCCATCCCCGGTACCCTCGGCGCGAGACGCTCTGATCATGTCGGTGTGACCGGTCCGGCCGGGGCGCGCCAGCGGGCGGGCACCGAGGGCGCGATGTCGCTGAGGGCGATGCGGAACGTCAGCCGGAGCGGCGGCCGGGCCTACGGGTGTTCCTCCGCGTTGGTGGCGGCTGCGGTGGTGTGCTCCCAGTGCAGGATCAGCTCGGCGAGCGCCTCGACTGCTCTTCGCCGTTCCTCGGCCGTCATGGGTATGGTCTCGACCCGCTCGATGACCATGTGGCGGGCGACGGGTTGTCGTCGTGTTTTCCGGGACGGTTCCGCGCCAGCTTGGTTGCCGGCTTCCGTGTTCTCCGTGCGGGGATCGTCCTGGGCGTGGTCGGGACCGGCCATCGGTAGGGTGCCCCCTTGCGGCTCTCTGGCCTGTATCGGCTGTCGGGGCACTCTATTGCTGCTGGGAGCGGTTCCTGGGCGACCACGGCGTCGCCCTTCGTCGCCTCCGATGGCTTGTTCTGGTGCCGGGTTGTCCCAGCGCTCGCGCGGTTCGTCCGCGTTTGCCTGTTCCCGGTCCGGGTAAGCGCGTTTCCGGTTCGGCCGGTTGGGGGTCGCGGTTGTCGAGACCCACCAGCTGTCTCCGCTGGCTGTTGGCGTATGAGGTCGATCGCCCGACAGGCTGGTTGATCGGGTGAGATCATGATGGGTCGTGTGGAGGAGCCGGAACTCACGCGGTTGTGAGTCAGAAGATCGCGGGATGACGGTGCGCGAGTTCTTCGCGGCGCTTGCCTTCATCGCGCGGGACGCGTGGAGCCCTACGCCCCGGTCAGATCTCTACTTGCACTGTGATGTCTGCGGTGGTCCGACCCCGCACTCCAGCTATCGGCGGATCATCTCCGCGACCGAGGTGAATCCGACGCTCGTTGCCGCGCCCCCGGAGCCGGTCTGCGCGGTGTGCCGTGACGCGCATCCGCGCACTCTCGGCGACGAACCGCCTTGCGACACGGCCATGGTGTGTATCGGCCAGCGACGGCGCCGCTGGCGCGCGGGGAGGTCCCGGCGGCCGTGTGGCGCGCGATTTGAGGTTCCCGCGTCCGCGCCGACCGTGATCTGCGCGTGGTGCAGCACGCAGCAGGACGGACCGGTCAGGCAGCAATGACCACGTCGCGGGACTGACATCAACACTCCCAGGAATCCGAAGATCTTGGTGCTGTCACAGCCGACCCAAGTGACGCCGCTTGGTCACTCTTCGCGTAGGGCGCGGTAAGATCTCAATCGGTGTGGGCTGGCCGTCGGGGGGCGTCGTGGATCTGATCGTGCAGATGTCCGGTGGCACGTCGGGGGATGATCTGGGTCGTTTGCGGGGCTGGTTGTTGGACGAGCCGCTGCTGCGAGGCAGGGTCCGGCTACAACCCGCGGCGGCGCCGCCGGGCGCGATGCCCGGTGGAGTGATCGAGGCGCTGGTGGTCCTGGCGGCCGGTGGTGGGCGGTGGCGACGGCGGCCCGGGTGCGTACCGCGGGCAGTGTGCTGATCACCTGGTTGAAGGGCCGGCGGGGTGATGTGCAGGCGACGGTGACCACCGCGCAGGGCGCGTCGGTGTCGCTGTCCGCGTCGCTGTCCGCGACAAACGTGCGCAGCCTGACGAGCGCGGAGGTCAGCGCCCTGCTCGACAAGCTGGGCGTCGTGGCCACGGGCGAGTCGGAGCAGACCGGTGAGGGCGAGGGCTCCGGTCCGCCGGCTGAGCCGGACGGATCGTCACAGGCGGCGGGCTGAGGCGAGGGGCCGTGGTGTTCTCGGATCTCGCCGGGCCGGGAAGCCGGATTCTGCTGATCGGTTCCGGCCGGCATGTGACCGGTTCTCTCCTGCCGGACCTGCCGTCGGTAGCCAGCACTCTTACCGATCTCGCCGAGGTGCTGGCCGGCCGGTGTGGTATGCCCGCCGGGCAGGTCACGACGGTGATGGATCCGGCGAACCCGATCGAGCTTGCCAATGCGATCGAGCGGGCGGCGGAGCAGGCCGGCGACGTGTTCCTGCTCTACTACGCCGGCCACGGCGTTCTCGATGCCGAGGGGGCGTTGCACCTCGCGACCCAGGCAACCATCGACCTGGGTCGTGGCCGGGTGGGGCATCAGGCGCTGGCTTTTGCGGACGTCAATGACCTGCTGCGGGAACACTGCCAGGCCGCCCGAGTTGTGGCCGTCCTTGATGCCTGTCACGCCGGGCGGGCTTCCACCCCCTCGGCGGGAAGTCTGCATGCCGCGTTCGAGCGTGCCGGGCAGGGGAGCTGCCTGCTGGCCGCGGCCTCGCGGGACGAGCATGCCCTGGCGCCGGTCGGAGCGGTGCCCACGAGGCTTCATTGAGTAGTTCAAGTCGAAACAAAGGTGACGTCGAGACCATGGATTGCGAGCTCATTCTTCCTCCGCCTCCCCTTGATTCGGGAGAAGGAACGGATGTCGATCGCCTGAGGATGCTCCAATGCCAGCGGGGACGGTGGGCTGAAGAATGGGCCCACTATCGCGTGCGCCTCGCCGCTGACCTCGCTCGGATCGAGCAGCGCTCTCGCGACCGCACGAGGTACTGGGATGCCTGGCGAGATCGCGCGATCGAGTCCTGGAGGACGCGGCACGATTTTCGGCGTACAAGTGTCGCCGACTTCCCGATGCTGCGTGAGCAATGGCATCGAGATAATCCTCCGCCCTGGACGATGCCCGCAGGATTTGCCAACAGGCAGGAATCTGGTCGTCCAAGATGGGTCTGCCCGCTCGATGATCACCATACTTGGGAGGTCTGGCCAAAAGATCGCATTTCACGCGGCACACGATGCCCCGCGTGTCAGAAGAAGGGCGTGATTGCCGATGTTGCGCTTCTACTGGACCAGTGGGACGACGAGGCTTCTCCAGATGAGGTGACCTTGGGTTCGAATCGCGAGGTTTCCTGGAAACACGAGACGTGGACTGTCGTGCCCGAGACCGGAGAATGGAGGAAGGTGACGCACCATTGGCGCACCGAACCCAAGGTCCGGACGGGCCAGCTCGACGCCTGCCTCGTGTGCGCTGGACATCAAGTGGACGAGACGACGAGTCTCAAGACCTGGTTCCCGACTCTGGCTAGAGAACTGGTCAGCTCGGTCGACGCGGCGACCTTGTCACCCGGTAGCCATGATGGCGGAACTGCGCGATATGAGTGGCGATGCCTCACGAATGAGAAACATCCGAACTGGCGGTCGACTATCCTCAACCGGGTTAACGACACGGGCTGTCCACGGTGTCGTCGCCGAGGTGTCTCCGACCGTCAAGCGCGTATCGCCGCCGAAATCGATAGCCTCGGCGCCCTGATTCCACCGGACGACCGGCTAGGTGGTCTCCCTGGTGGCGTACCCGACCTCTGTTCGTATCAGCTCGACATCCCGTCCGACGTCCGAGAGCGCTATCAGTGGAGATACTCAAAGATCGAAATCGACATGCTCATCGATGCGGGTGGACGACGGATAGCAGTGGAATATGACGGCGCCGCCTACCACGCGAGCCGGTTCCGTGATGATGATGAGATCGAACGGCGAAAAGACGGTATTCTGCGAGCGCTCGGTCTACCCGTAATTCGGGTGCGGGAGCAGGGGCTGACTACGCCGGTTCGTAAGGGCCTGTGGGTGATCGAGATCAATCGGGACGAACCCTGGAGTGTAGCGGTCAAGATCTTCGACACCGTGAGGAAGATCACTGGATGGATGCCTACGGGCTTGCGCTCTTACCGCCTAGGCCAGGCTAACCAGGGGGAAGTCAACGCGGGAAATTTTCTGGCCGCGTACCGGGAACCGCGGGAGAGGGGGCCTCGTCCGCCACGGTCAGTCTCTGTTCCGCGACCGCGTCGGCCGCGCTCGACCATTCCTGCTGGCACCAAGATTGGACATCTCACAGTACGGTCGGATGCCATTTTTGACAAGAATTCTCCCCCGCGTTCAACCCAACGATGGAATTATAAAGTTGACTGCGCCTGTGGCGCAACCAATGTTTCCAAGACGCACGCGGATCTCACGCGAAACGATGGGAGGCGGGCCAAATTCTGCTCTCGTCAATGCCCCCTCATTACGGCGAGCGTCTGAAGGATGAGCGATCCACCAAAGCGAAGTGGTCGAGGCACCTCTACCGTTTCCGACCGAGTTCATCCCGGCGTTCACCAGAGATCAAATATAGTCCCATCTGATTCTAGTCCATAACGCAGCAACTGGGGTCACGGAGCGACTGAAGCCAAAGATTCCGCGAGTTGTTGAGGCGTAGCCCATCCGTGATGACGTGGCCTTCTTTGACACGGTGCGCCAGCAGATCGCGAAGCTGGAAGCCGCGGACCGGGAGGGCACGACACCGCCGCCCTGGACACGGCCGTCCGGCAGATCATCAGCCAGCACATGACCGGCACCGGCGTCATCGACATCTTCGCCGAGGCCGGCCTGGGCAAGCCCGGCGTCTCCGTGATCGACGGCGAGTTCCGCAAGAGGTTCGAGACCTCCGACCGCCAGCACCTACAGCTGGAGGCAGTCCGGCGGCTCATCGCCAACGAGGTCAGGCTCATCAGCCGGCGCAACATCGCCGCGGGTCGCAAGTTCTCCGAGAGCTCAACGACGCGCTCAACCGGTACCAGAACCGGGCGATTATCTCGTCCCAGGTAATCGCCGCGCTCGTCGAACTCGCCAAAGCGATCCAGGAGCAGCGGAAGCGCGGCGAGGACACCGGGCTTTCCGAGAACGAGCTGGCCTTCTACGACGCGCTGGCGAACAACGAGTCCGCCCGTGACGTCATGCAGGACGAGACGATGCGGAAGATTGCGCACGAGCCGACCGGCATCGTCCGCCGCGACGCGAAGACGGACTGGCAGGTCAAGGCGTCGGTGCGGGCCAAGCTCCGCACCAGCGTCAAGCACCTTCTACTCCTCACGGGTACCCACTCGACCAGGAACCCGGCGCGACCGAGCTGATCATTCGTCAGGCCGAACTCTTCGCCGAGGAGGAAGTGGCGTAGTCCGGATCGGATGAAGGCCGGCTCATGCCGTAGTCCTGATTGGTACAATCGGACGACTACGGGTGCTGCAAGTGGGCCATCTTGTGCGCTGTCCTTCCCGTGTCGTGCTGGGCATCGGTCGTCAAAACCTGACCACGCTCCCGTCTGGCGGGCGCGCGGCTCGATACCCTCACTGCCCGTAACGCGACAGGCTGTCTCGCAGTCGCCAAGTGCCGTCGCCGACCGAAAGATTCCGTCTCATCTGGCCCACCAAGGGGTTCGCGCATCCAGATGGGCACGCACCGCTTTCATGAATGACATTTCAAACGGCGTTAGAGATCTGAGATCTATTATGGCTGTCGGGATAATCATGTCCGCGTCTGATGTTGTTGCCGGCCCCCTCCAAGCATCTTTCATCGCGGTCCCCGCGATCTCGCGGGCCTGCTGAACGAGGTCGGCGTACGCGGCTCCGACGGTTTCGGATTCCGCCGCCGTCCAGGCAACGTGGTAGGCGAGCCTGGCTTGAATATCCCGAAGCGCCTCGGAAAGCCGAACCCTCTCGTCCGGCGCTGCATCGGTCCGCCTGCGGCGGATGGCGTAAGGGAACTCCTTGTAGGCCGCGTACGTCGCGAATGCTTCAGCGAACGCTGTGCGCAGGCGGTTGCACTGCTCTTCCCGGCTGCGTCGATGGGCAAGCCAGATGTTGATCGCCGCCGCGATTATGCCAGCGAGAAATGCGCCGGAGAGCACTGCGGTCGCCAGGAGATCCGGTCCGCCGGTTGTCCCTCCTTGTGCGCCCGGGGTGGGTGCGGGCGTCCGTGTCACCGTAGCGGTAGTCGTGGCGCTGGTTTGAATCGACGGCAATGGTGCAACGGCGGATCCAGACGTAGTGGCGGTTGGCATTGGCGCTTTCTCTGTTCATTGTTGATATTGGCTGACAGTCGTCGATGTCAGGCATGGATGACCTCGCACCCCGGCCATTCTCCTGTAAGGCGCCACCATTCTTCGCGAAGCAAGTGAGCGACGATGTAGCCGAGAAGGGCAGGCGGGCCGTCGGAACGGCTCCAGCGTCGTTCTATAGGATCGGCGGGGTACCACATGCACAGCGCGCCGCCAGAATAGCGATGTGGCGAGTCGGATGGTCCGTCCGTGTAGACGTGCGGGGACTCGGGAGACGCCAGGCTGAAGACGATCGTGATTGTCTGGACAGGCAGGTCCGCGACGTCGAGCCTGATCTCGACGGCGAAGCCACCTCTGTATCGCCGGAAGGGAAACCGCACCTCCCGGATCTGAAGGCCACAGTCGGCGAGCCGGCGCAGGAACAGGATGCGGGGCGCCGGCCTGGCGAACCAGGCCGGCTCCCGCCATGGTGCTCGGCGGGTCACGCGCTGTGGAGCGGGGTACCGTAGGCGCGGGTAGGCCGGACGAGTGCCGGCCTACCCGAGAGGCCCAATGCGGCGGTCGAGACTGGGTTTGGTCGCCTCAACATCGCTGCCTTGCCCGCCAGCCCGG from Frankia alni ACN14a harbors:
- a CDS encoding effector-associated constant component EACC1; the encoded protein is MATAARVRTAGSVLITWLKGRRGDVQATVTTAQGASVSLSASLSATNVRSLTSAEVSALLDKLGVVATGESEQTGEGEGSGPPAEPDGSSQAAG
- a CDS encoding VOC family protein; this encodes MEIKELGHLVLYVRNIERSVAFYRDVLGWRQVFPDPAASADGPLRVPAAGFSAGRTHHELLLIEVGEDAAAVPAGRRIGLYHFGLKVGDTDDELREVLARIREAGVDIVGASDHTITHSLYILDPDGNEIELYIDVAGVDWQSQPHLIAAPIRPLRL
- a CDS encoding effector-associated constant component EACC1, giving the protein MSGGTSGDDLGRLRGWLLDEPLLRGRVRLQPAAAPPGAMPGGVIEALVVLAAGGGRWRRRPGCVPRAVC
- a CDS encoding zinc-ribbon domain-containing protein → MPAGFANRQESGRPRWVCPLDDHHTWEVWPKDRISRGTRCPACQKKGVIADVALLLDQWDDEASPDEVTLGSNREVSWKHETWTVVPETGEWRKVTHHWRTEPKVRTGQLDACLVCAGHQVDETTSLKTWFPTLARELVSSVDAATLSPGSHDGGTARYEWRCLTNEKHPNWRSTILNRVNDTGCPRCRRRGVSDRQARIAAEIDSLGALIPPDDRLGGLPGGVPDLCSYQLDIPSDVRERYQWRYSKIEIDMLIDAGGRRIAVEYDGAAYHASRFRDDDEIERRKDGILRALGLPVIRVREQGLTTPVRKGLWVIEINRDEPWSVAVKIFDTVRKITGWMPTGLRSYRLGQANQGEVNAGNFLAAYREPRERGPRPPRSVSVPRPRRPRSTIPAGTKIGHLTVRSDAIFDKNSPPRSTQRWNYKVDCACGATNVSKTHADLTRNDGRRAKFCSRQCPLITASV
- a CDS encoding caspase, EACC1-associated type, which codes for MVFSDLAGPGSRILLIGSGRHVTGSLLPDLPSVASTLTDLAEVLAGRCGMPAGQVTTVMDPANPIELANAIERAAEQAGDVFLLYYAGHGVLDAEGALHLATQATIDLGRGRVGHQALAFADVNDLLREHCQAARVVAVLDACHAGRASTPSAGSLHAAFERAGQGSCLLAAASRDEHALAPVGAVPTRLH